One window from the genome of Hippopotamus amphibius kiboko isolate mHipAmp2 chromosome 13, mHipAmp2.hap2, whole genome shotgun sequence encodes:
- the CHST13 gene encoding carbohydrate sulfotransferase 13: MGRRCWRRRALAAACLGAALLLLGAAPRALRPASENRAVGSGWLGGKRRSPLQMLYDLDQGPRSALAEVHRQRRDLLRRACSRHTRRQRLLRPEDLRHVLVDDTHGLLYCYVPKAACTNWKRVLLALSGRGPADPRAIPAHEAHAPGRLPSLADFSPAEVNRRLRAYLAFLFVREPFERLASAYRSKLQRPWGAAFQRRFGARIVRRLRPRPRPDALARGHDVRFAEFLAYLLDPRTRRAGPFNEHWERAHALCHPCRLRYDVVGKVETLAEDAAFVLGLVGAPGLRFPEPPPGARAAARDRAARLFRDISPFYQRRLYGLYGMDFQLFNYSVPSYLRLR; encoded by the exons ATGGGGAGGCGCTGCTGGCGGCGGCGCGCGCTGGCGGCCGCCTGTCTGGGCGCCGCGCTCCTGCTCCTGGGCGCCGCGCCCCGCGCCCTGCGCCCGG CATCTGAAAACAGGGCCGTGGGCTCTGGCTGGCTTGGCGGGAAGAGGAGGAGTCCCCTGCAGATGCTCTATGACCTGGACCAG GGCCCGCGCTCCGCCCTGGCCGAGGTGCACCGGCAGCGGCGAGACCTGCTCCGCCGCGCCTGCAGCCGCCACACGCGCCGGCAGCGCCTGCTGCGGCCCGAGGACCTGCGGCATGTGCTGGTGGACGACACGCACGGCCTGCTCTACTGCTATGTGCCCAAGGCGGCCTGCACCAACTGGAAGCGCGTGCTGCTGGCGCTGAGCGGCCGCGGCCCCGCGGACCCGCGCGCCATCCCCGCGCACGAGGCGCACGCGCCCGGCCGCCTGCCCTCGCTGGCCGACTTCAGCCCGGCCGAGGTCAACCGGCGCCTGCGCGCCTACCTGGCCTTCCTCTTCGTGCGCGAGCCCTTCGAGCGCCTGGCCTCGGCCTACCGCAGCAAGCTGCAGCGGCCCTGGGGCGCCGCCTTCCAGCGCCGCTTTGGCGCCCGCATCGTGCGGCGCCTGCGGCCGCGCCCGCGCCCCGACGCGCTGGCCCGCGGCCACGACGTGCGCTTCGCCGAGTTCCTGGCCTACCTGCTGGACCCGCGCACGCGCCGCGCCGGGCCCTTCAACGAGCACTGGGAGCGCGCCCACGCGCTCTGCCACCCGTGCCGCCTGCGCTACGACGTCGTGGGCAAGGTCGAGACGCTGGCGGAGGACGCGGCCTTCGTGCTGGGCCTGGTGGGCGCGCCCGGCCTGCGCTTCCCCGAGCCGCCGCCCGGGGCCCGGGCTGCCGCGCGGGACCGCGCCGCGCGCCTCTTCCGCGACATCAGCCCCTTCTACCAGCGGCGCCTCTACGGCCTCTACGGGATGGACTTCCAGCTCTTCAACTACTCGGTGCCCTCCTACCTGCGGCTGCGCTAG
- the C13H3orf22 gene encoding LOW QUALITY PROTEIN: uncharacterized protein C3orf22 homolog (The sequence of the model RefSeq protein was modified relative to this genomic sequence to represent the inferred CDS: substituted 1 base at 1 genomic stop codon), whose protein sequence is MPPRSRPAPPACLPAVAEGRAPAXAPSTMDVKAPKKPHQGKKSKTRTQEKFARKFPYRFSWLTETSSEPLQPWEFTKMNTSLRELLPLQKMLVPTRSIPVRGLGAPDFTPPSRLRPPPSSPRNIWELVRLSRRFPGPAALPPAPTRPPARGPVLEPGSAPPLSRRSGQRPQGAPSGLR, encoded by the exons ATGCCCCCCAGGTCCCGACCGGCGCCTCCTGCCTGTCTTCCAGCTGTGGCTGAAGGGCGTGCCCCAGCGTAGGCCCCTTCCACGATGGACGTGAAGGCCCCCAAGAAGCCCCACCAGGGTAAGAAGAGTAAGACCAGGACCCAGGAGAAGTTTGCCAGGAAGTTTCCGTACAG GTTTTCCTGGCTGACAGAGACCAGCTCGGagcccctgcagccctgggagtTCACGAAGATGAACACCTCGCTGCGGGAGCTGCTGCCGCTGCAGAAGATGTTGGTGCCGACAAGGTCCATCCCCGTCAGAGG GCTGGGGGCCCCGGATTTCACGCCCCCGTCCAGACTCCGGCCGCCACCGTCGTCGCCGCGCAACATCTGGGAGCTGGTGCGGCTGAGCCGCCGCTTCCCCGGGCCCGCGGCCCTACCGCCGGCCCCCACCCGCCCGCCCGCACGGGGGCCTGTCCTGGAGCCTGGCTCCGCGCCGCCTCTCTCTCGGCGCTCCGGGCAGCGGCCGCAGGGAGCTCCCTCCGGGCTGCGGTGA